Proteins encoded together in one Desulfobulbaceae bacterium window:
- a CDS encoding TIGR04282 family arsenosugar biosynthesis glycosyltransferase, translating to MKKQLLIFTRYPEPGKTKTRLVPALGDDGAAQLHRQMAERTVSMAASFAKAHDCALTIYYQGGRVSSMKNWLGDHAYQEQYPGDLGQRLVQGFKTSFLAKNSSVIAVGTDCPGLGNDLLVKAFAALPKADVVLGPAFDGGYYLIGLSRLHAELFTDIDWGTGSVLSQTLQKADQNNLTSTILEPLHDIDRPEDIKHLSYHSLPE from the coding sequence ATGAAAAAACAGTTACTTATATTTACCCGCTATCCTGAACCAGGTAAAACAAAAACCAGACTCGTTCCCGCACTTGGTGATGACGGTGCGGCTCAGTTACATCGCCAGATGGCGGAAAGAACGGTTTCGATGGCCGCCTCTTTCGCCAAGGCTCATGATTGCGCCTTAACGATTTATTATCAGGGCGGCCGTGTAAGCTCCATGAAAAACTGGCTGGGCGACCATGCCTATCAAGAACAATATCCAGGAGATTTAGGGCAAAGGCTCGTCCAGGGCTTTAAAACATCTTTTCTGGCAAAAAACAGCTCCGTTATCGCCGTTGGCACAGACTGCCCCGGCCTGGGCAATGATCTGCTCGTCAAGGCCTTTGCGGCCCTCCCTAAAGCTGATGTTGTACTTGGCCCAGCTTTTGACGGCGGTTATTACCTTATCGGGCTCAGCAGGCTGCACGCAGAGCTCTTTACAGATATTGATTGGGGAACAGGATCAGTCCTGTCACAAACCTTACAAAAAGCAGATCAAAATAACCTGACCAGTACCATACTGGAGCCGCTTCATGACATTGATCGACCAGAAGATATCAAACATCTCAGTTATCATTCCTTGCCGGAATGA
- a CDS encoding UPF0280 family protein — MPSKQKKNKPSPGSYRQRNYRNRVDRSGLVSFEVQVRETDLHILATKDVRSKALHHVFELRNQLENYIAHYPEFLQSLKPLAFDPTAPAVVKDMMRASEKAGVGPMAAVAGVTAQYIGEILVREHGVQEIVVENGGDIFLQRSQDCRIAIFAGASPLSNKVGVLVKASQMPTGVCTSSATVGHSLSLGQADAVTVLARSTALADAVATRLGNETRNSQEIDLALEIGAAIEGIVGIVIICGEQLGAWGDIELVGV, encoded by the coding sequence TTGCCGTCTAAACAAAAAAAGAACAAACCTTCACCGGGCTCATATCGCCAAAGAAACTATCGAAATCGAGTGGATAGGAGCGGGCTGGTCTCCTTTGAGGTTCAGGTGCGAGAAACAGATCTTCATATTCTTGCCACAAAAGATGTGCGGAGCAAGGCTTTACACCATGTTTTTGAACTCAGAAATCAGCTGGAAAACTATATAGCACACTATCCTGAATTTTTACAAAGTCTGAAACCGCTTGCCTTTGATCCAACGGCCCCGGCGGTAGTAAAAGATATGATGCGAGCCTCCGAAAAAGCAGGAGTCGGTCCCATGGCAGCTGTGGCCGGGGTGACAGCTCAATATATTGGTGAGATCTTGGTGCGGGAGCACGGGGTGCAGGAGATTGTAGTTGAAAATGGCGGCGATATTTTTCTGCAGCGAAGTCAGGATTGCCGGATTGCAATTTTTGCCGGTGCTTCACCGCTGAGTAATAAGGTCGGTGTTTTGGTGAAGGCATCACAGATGCCGACAGGAGTGTGTACATCCTCAGCAACAGTTGGGCACTCTTTGAGTCTCGGGCAGGCAGATGCGGTTACAGTTTTAGCGCGCTCTACTGCCCTGGCCGATGCTGTGGCCACCAGACTGGGAAATGAAACGAGAAATAGCCAAGAGATTGATCTGGCCCTTGAAATAGGAGCGGCCATTGAAGGGATTGTCGGTATCGTTATCATTTGTGGAGAGCAACTTGGAGCTTGGGGCGATATCGAGTTGGTCGGCGTGTGA
- a CDS encoding Lrp/AsnC family transcriptional regulator, protein MFNEQSSPVYNDVDLAILTHLQKDATITNAELAKQVGLSPSACLGRTKRLKETGVIKRITAVIDEQKVGLEIVTFVFVTLSPHDRATTEAFLTHVRSLANIQECYNISGNYDYLLKIVSPSIREYRNFIIDTLIEIPGVGKVETSVVLSSEKQSSQLPLQNSKLWKDAALL, encoded by the coding sequence ATGTTCAACGAACAATCAAGCCCCGTCTATAACGATGTTGATTTGGCCATACTCACGCATTTGCAAAAAGATGCCACAATTACTAATGCAGAACTGGCAAAACAGGTTGGCCTCTCACCTTCAGCGTGTCTGGGACGAACCAAGCGGCTGAAAGAGACTGGTGTGATTAAACGCATAACGGCGGTGATTGATGAACAGAAGGTTGGGCTCGAGATTGTAACCTTTGTTTTTGTTACACTCAGTCCGCATGACAGGGCCACGACTGAAGCGTTCTTGACCCATGTGCGCAGCCTTGCCAATATCCAGGAATGTTACAATATTTCTGGTAATTATGATTATCTGTTAAAAATCGTTTCCCCCTCAATAAGGGAGTATCGCAACTTTATCATTGATACACTCATTGAAATTCCTGGTGTTGGTAAGGTGGAAACTTCGGTAGTCTTGAGCAGTGAAAAGCAGTCATCGCAACTGCCTTTGCAGAACTCAAAACTTTGGAAAGATGCGGCACTGCTTTAA
- the thiS gene encoding sulfur carrier protein ThiS, with protein sequence MQIRINGEDEQLEKSGVSISELLIIKKVESPDMVSVQLNGEIIDRSQYQDQVVSDGDELDFLYFMGGGAFS encoded by the coding sequence ATGCAGATCAGAATAAATGGAGAGGATGAGCAGCTAGAGAAAAGTGGGGTATCTATTTCGGAACTTCTCATAATTAAAAAGGTTGAGTCGCCCGACATGGTTTCTGTGCAGCTGAACGGTGAAATTATCGATCGAAGTCAATACCAGGACCAGGTAGTTAGTGATGGTGATGAACTTGATTTCTTGTACTTCATGGGTGGAGGCGCCTTTTCGTGA
- a CDS encoding O-acetylhomoserine aminocarboxypropyltransferase/cysteine synthase, whose protein sequence is MKGFTTKAIHAGSAGRDLHGSLRVPVYDSVAFEQESSRDIQLAFEGKKPAHTYSRITNPTTEDLEQKILQLSGGRAALAVASGMAAISNTILTLAGAGANIVTSPHIFGNTLSLFEKTLQPWGLEVRLVDMSDPAQVANAIDSKTSAVFLESITNPQLEVVDCKAISRITREKRIPLVLDNTVTTPYLFNSKNVGVDIEILSSTKYISGGATSVGGIIIDTGNFDWTCSAKLNSWTKTAGQFAFLAAMRREIYRNVGACMSPHNAYLQSLGLETMALRIDKSCQNALELARFLDNKTEVKSVDYPGLESSACYSIARQQFNNKFGGLLTFDLESKESCFAFMDAMRIIRRATNVNDNKTLILHPSSTIFSEFSVTRKIELGVRPTMLRLSVGIEDIEDLQDDLEKGLRTV, encoded by the coding sequence GTGAAAGGGTTTACGACCAAAGCAATTCACGCAGGCAGTGCAGGGCGTGATCTGCATGGCTCTCTGCGAGTACCGGTCTATGATTCTGTTGCCTTTGAACAGGAGAGCAGCCGGGACATACAACTTGCCTTTGAGGGCAAAAAACCTGCCCATACCTATAGCCGGATCACCAATCCGACAACGGAAGATCTTGAACAAAAAATTCTGCAGTTGTCGGGAGGGCGTGCTGCACTCGCGGTGGCCTCGGGCATGGCGGCAATCAGCAACACAATTCTGACTCTGGCAGGCGCTGGCGCCAATATTGTTACTTCGCCGCATATTTTCGGCAACACCCTCTCTCTTTTTGAAAAGACCCTGCAGCCCTGGGGGTTGGAGGTCCGGCTGGTTGACATGTCAGACCCGGCGCAGGTTGCCAATGCCATCGATTCCAAGACCAGCGCGGTATTTTTGGAGAGCATAACCAATCCCCAGCTGGAAGTGGTCGACTGCAAAGCTATTAGTAGGATCACTCGAGAAAAACGAATCCCCTTGGTTCTGGACAACACTGTTACGACCCCCTACCTGTTCAACAGCAAAAATGTTGGGGTGGATATCGAAATTCTTTCAAGTACAAAATATATTTCAGGCGGCGCTACCTCCGTCGGCGGCATCATCATCGATACCGGAAACTTCGACTGGACATGTTCTGCAAAATTGAACAGTTGGACAAAGACCGCCGGACAATTTGCCTTCCTTGCCGCCATGCGCCGGGAGATCTATAGAAATGTCGGGGCCTGCATGTCCCCTCACAATGCCTACCTGCAGAGTTTGGGGCTGGAAACCATGGCTTTGCGGATAGATAAAAGCTGCCAGAATGCCCTGGAGCTGGCCAGGTTTTTAGACAATAAAACAGAAGTAAAGTCTGTTGATTACCCGGGCCTGGAAAGCTCTGCCTGCTATTCGATTGCCCGGCAGCAATTTAATAACAAATTTGGGGGTCTTCTGACCTTTGACCTGGAAAGTAAAGAGAGCTGTTTTGCCTTTATGGATGCAATGCGCATCATCCGCCGGGCAACCAATGTTAATGATAATAAGACATTAATTCTGCACCCATCTTCAACAATCTTTTCTGAATTTTCTGTTACCCGAAAAATTGAGTTAGGGGTGCGCCCGACGATGCTGCGCCTTTCAGTTGGTATTGAAGATATTGAAGACTTACAGGATGACTTGGAAAAAGGACTGCGAACAGTATGA
- a CDS encoding HesA/MoeB/ThiF family protein produces MDFTHEQLERYSRHILLQDVGVEGQENLLKAKVLIVGAGGLGAPVALYLAAAGVGTIGIIDNDTVEISNLQRQIVHFTKDINSPKVLSAKEKMLAINPDIEVRTYQEFLCADNIRGIIKPYDFVVDGTDNFPTKFLVNDACVMENKSFSHGGILRFDGQTMTIVPHQSACYRCAFRKPPPPDAVPTCSQAGVLGAIAGMLGTIQAAEALKYITQAGTLLTNTLLTFDAKTMNFRKIKIKRQADCPVCGEAPTITELVDYEQTVCSLPHKA; encoded by the coding sequence ATAGACTTTACCCACGAACAACTCGAACGATACAGTCGTCACATACTTCTTCAGGACGTTGGCGTTGAAGGGCAGGAAAATTTGCTGAAGGCCAAAGTCCTTATTGTCGGGGCTGGTGGCCTTGGGGCGCCTGTTGCGCTCTATCTGGCAGCGGCGGGAGTTGGAACGATCGGCATAATTGACAATGATACTGTTGAGATATCCAATCTCCAGCGCCAGATCGTTCATTTCACAAAGGACATTAATAGTCCAAAAGTACTATCGGCAAAAGAGAAGATGTTGGCAATCAACCCGGATATTGAAGTCCGCACCTATCAGGAGTTTCTTTGTGCCGATAATATTCGCGGCATTATCAAGCCCTATGATTTTGTAGTCGACGGCACCGACAACTTCCCAACCAAGTTCCTGGTAAATGATGCCTGTGTTATGGAGAACAAATCATTCTCCCATGGCGGCATTCTTCGTTTTGACGGTCAGACCATGACTATTGTACCCCACCAGTCAGCCTGCTACCGCTGCGCCTTTCGCAAGCCTCCCCCGCCTGATGCAGTGCCAACCTGTTCACAGGCCGGGGTACTTGGAGCAATTGCCGGTATGCTCGGCACTATTCAGGCAGCCGAGGCCCTCAAGTATATCACCCAGGCCGGTACTCTTTTAACAAATACACTCCTGACCTTTGATGCCAAAACCATGAATTTCAGAAAAATCAAGATTAAGCGCCAAGCCGACTGTCCCGTTTGCGGAGAGGCTCCGACAATTACAGAGCTCGTGGATTATGAGCAAACTGTCTGTTCTCTTCCGCATAAGGCGTGA